In Fluviispira sanaruensis, a genomic segment contains:
- the rpsH gene encoding 30S ribosomal protein S8, with protein MYVTDPIADMLTRIRNATNAGLKYTTVPASTIKIEITKILEAEGLIRGYRLIKDNGQGKIKIAMKYTEAGLPAIRGMTRVSKPGCRVYKGVSDLPRIRGGLGFAILTTPKGVLTSKTARQERVGGEVLAYIW; from the coding sequence ATGTACGTTACTGATCCAATTGCTGATATGTTAACACGTATCCGTAATGCTACAAATGCAGGACTTAAGTATACAACTGTTCCTGCAAGCACAATAAAAATTGAAATTACAAAAATCTTGGAAGCAGAAGGACTCATTCGTGGGTACCGTCTCATCAAGGATAACGGTCAAGGCAAAATTAAGATCGCTATGAAATACACAGAAGCTGGTTTACCAGCAATCCGTGGAATGACTCGCGTTTCTAAGCCTGGTTGCCGTGTGTACAAAGGTGTATCTGATCTTCCTAGAATTCGTGGTGGTCTTGGTTTCGCAATTCTTACGACTCCTAAAGGTGTTCTTACAAGCAAAACGGCTCGTCAAGAACGCGTAGGCGGCGAAGTTTTAGCGTATATTTGGTAA
- a CDS encoding type Z 30S ribosomal protein S14 gives MARLAMINKANKKAKFSTRQHNRCNQCGRPRAYYRDFGLCRICLRKNALSGQIPGMVKASW, from the coding sequence GTGGCTCGTTTAGCTATGATTAATAAGGCAAATAAAAAAGCCAAATTTTCTACGCGTCAGCACAACCGCTGCAATCAATGCGGTCGTCCTCGCGCATATTACAGAGATTTTGGTTTATGTCGTATTTGCTTACGTAAAAACGCCCTTTCCGGTCAAATTCCTGGAATGGTCAAGGCTAGTTGGTGA
- the rplE gene encoding 50S ribosomal protein L5 yields the protein MAKFNDKVLPELKKRHSEKNVMELPKIVKIVVNTCQGEATQNIKALEAAAAELELITGQKSVITRAKKSIATFKLRAGMPIGASVTLRKERMFEFYDKLVSVALPRVRDFRGVSSNSFDGRGNYSLGIREQIIFPEIEADKVDKTRGLSITIVTSAKTDEEARELLTLLDMPFRK from the coding sequence ATGGCAAAGTTCAACGACAAAGTTTTACCAGAACTTAAAAAGCGTCATTCCGAAAAGAATGTTATGGAGCTTCCTAAGATCGTAAAAATCGTTGTCAATACCTGCCAAGGCGAAGCTACTCAGAATATTAAAGCTCTTGAAGCAGCTGCTGCTGAGCTTGAATTAATTACTGGCCAAAAGTCTGTAATTACTCGTGCTAAAAAATCTATTGCGACATTTAAACTTCGCGCAGGAATGCCAATTGGCGCTTCTGTTACTCTTCGCAAAGAGCGCATGTTTGAATTCTATGACAAGCTCGTTTCGGTAGCGCTACCTCGCGTACGTGACTTCCGTGGTGTTTCGTCAAATAGTTTTGATGGTCGTGGTAATTATTCTCTTGGCATCCGCGAACAGATTATCTTTCCAGAAATCGAAGCGGATAAAGTAGATAAAACTCGTGGTTTGAGTATCACAATTGTGACATCTGCGAAAACAGATGAAGAAGCGCGTGAACTTCTTACTCTCCTTGATATGCCGTTTAGAAAGTAA
- the rplN gene encoding 50S ribosomal protein L14 — MIQPESILVAADNSGARTLNVIRVMGGSFRRYARVGDLIVVSVRDAVPGGRVKKGEVHKAIVVRCKKEVSRADGSRIRFDENAAVLVKIVKNEKEPVGTRIFGPIARELRQRNCGKIISLAPEVL; from the coding sequence GTGATTCAGCCAGAATCTATCCTGGTAGCAGCCGATAATAGCGGGGCGCGTACTCTCAATGTCATTCGTGTTATGGGTGGTTCTTTCCGCCGTTATGCACGTGTTGGCGATTTGATTGTAGTCTCCGTACGGGATGCTGTGCCTGGTGGGCGTGTTAAGAAAGGCGAAGTACACAAGGCAATTGTGGTTCGTTGTAAGAAAGAAGTTTCGAGAGCTGATGGGTCTCGAATTCGTTTTGATGAAAATGCTGCTGTTCTTGTAAAAATTGTCAAAAATGAAAAGGAGCCCGTTGGTACCCGTATTTTCGGACCAATCGCTCGTGAATTAAGACAACGTAATTGTGGCAAGATTATCAGCTTGGCTCCGGAGGTTCTATAA
- the rpsQ gene encoding 30S ribosomal protein S17, whose product MENAKITKNPIRGRVVAVSKDTKTVKVEVPRVVPNGTYGKRLHLHTSVFADTSGIADVVVGKDVDILPCSRVSKSKSWKIVSVVSR is encoded by the coding sequence ATGGAAAATGCAAAAATCACAAAAAATCCTATCAGAGGTCGTGTTGTTGCGGTTTCAAAAGACACAAAGACAGTAAAAGTGGAAGTTCCACGTGTTGTTCCTAACGGAACATACGGCAAACGCCTTCACTTACACACATCTGTTTTTGCAGATACATCCGGAATTGCAGATGTAGTTGTTGGCAAAGATGTTGATATTTTGCCATGCAGTCGTGTTTCTAAGAGTAAATCTTGGAAAATTGTTTCTGTTGTTAGTCGCTAA